One Aquarana catesbeiana isolate 2022-GZ linkage group LG06, ASM4218655v1, whole genome shotgun sequence genomic region harbors:
- the LOC141147423 gene encoding taste receptor type 2 member 9-like — translation MALEAFIGLCSNAFIIFSLTFSGFEGTNIAPCNYILIALNVSTMCYTISISVNLLLDTFWLSFNTSLIPSVLNYLTLSSITSSFWLAAILCFFYFIKILQFQSRFLSWMKMKIDRMIPLLIIIVEIVSLVESFTAAYILSQELHKNSTIAATEVTSFYQELRLKFMNVVLAVASPPLLIAISTTAASAVSLKLHSHRMKANMGHTNGKDYQSVVQTMACLLVFYTLIGLFIILSGRQLATDETWVYWICLVILFSFSMVQSGLLINGNPKLKEAWRKMFNFFKTLHK, via the coding sequence ATGGCTTTGGAGGCCTTCATTGGCTTGTGTTCTAATGCCTTTATCATATTTTCTCTCACCTTTTCTGGCTTTGAAGGGACAAATATTGCTCCGTGCAACTATATCCTTATTGCTTTAAATGTTTCCACCATGTGCTACACAATTTCAATATCAGTAAACCTTCTGTTAGACACATTTTGGCTATCATTCAATACAAGTCTCATCCCAAGTGTTTTAAACTATTTGACTTTAAGCAGCATCACCTCCAGCTTCTGGCTCGCTGCCATTCTGTGCTTCTTCTATTTTATAAAAATTCTTCAGTTCCAGTCCAGATTCCTCTCATGGATGAAGATGAAGATTGACAGAATGATACCTTTGTTGATAATAATTGTGGAAATTGTTTCTCTGGTGGAGAGTTTCACAGCAGCATATATTTTAAGTCAGGAATTACACAAGAACTCAACCATCGCTGCAACCGAGGTGACCTCGTTTTATCAAGAACTGAGATTGAAATTCATGAATGTTGTCCTGGCGGTGGCTTCCCCACCATTGCTGATTGCTATATCGACAACGGCTGCCAGTGCCGTATCTCTGAAGCTCCATAGTCATCGTATGAAAGCAAACATGGGTCACACCAATGGGAAAGACTACCAAAGTGTAGTTCAGACCATGGCTTGTCTCCTAGTTTTCTACACCTTGATTGGCCTTTTCATAATTTTATCTGGGCGGCAACTAGCTACAGATGAAACCTGGGTGTACTGGATATGTTTGgtgatacttttttctttttcaatggtCCAATCTGGGCTCCTTATTAATGGTAATCCCAAACTCAAAGAAGCTTGGAGAAAAATGTTCAACTTTTTTAAAACATtgcacaaatga